TGGTTTCAACCGAACAACCGTATCCACAAACGCCAACACATTCTCTTTTATCTTCCCTTCATCAAAAGAAACCTTGCCCACGGCGGCATGCAAATTTCCGTTGCGATCTACGCGAAACTCGATCTTACCGGCTTTCACTTCTTTTACAGCCCGACCCACCTCCATCGTCACCGTCCCGCTTTTGGGATTGGGCATGAGACCTTTGGGCCCTAAAACGCGACCCAGCTTTCCCACTGCGCCCATCGCATCGGGAGTGGCAATAATGACGTCGCAATCCAGCCAACCCTGCTGAATTTTTTCCACATATTCATCCAGTCCAACGTAGTCGGCGCCGGCTTCTTCCGCTTCTTTTTGTTTGCCGCCCTTGGTCAGAACCAGTACTTTTACAGTTTTGCCTGTCCCATGAGGAAGCGTTACCGTTCCGCGAACCATCTGATCTGCGTGACGCGGATTGACGCCAAGACGAAGCGCAACTTCAATCGACTCGTCAAACTTCGCTTTTGGCAATTCCTTCATCATTTTAATCGCGTCATCCAGGGAATATGTTTTTCCTTTTTCGAGCTTCGCGAAAGCTTCTTTATAACGTTTACTTCTTTTCATTTTCTCTCCACCAAATCAGATAAAATACACCGATTAATCTTGCACTATAATGCCCATGCTGCGCGCGGTGCCTTCGATTATTCGCATCGCATTTTCAACCGAAAATGCATTTAAATCCGGCATTTTCAACTCAGCGATTTCACGAACCTGGTCTCGCGTCACTTTCCCCACCTTCTCCCGGTTGGGCTCGCCGGATCCTTTGTCCAAACCTGCCGCCCGCTTCAACAAAACCGCCGCCGGCGGTGTTTTTGTAATAAAAGTGAACGAACGATCCGCATAAACGGTAATCACTACCGGAATGATTAATCCCTGCTTATCCTGAGTTTTTGCATTGAACGCCTTGCAAAATTCCATAATATTGACGCCATGCTGGCCTAGAGCCGGCCCCACCGGCGGCGAAGGATTCGCATTACCCGCCGGAATTTGCAACTTGATTGTTCCAATAATTTTCTTTGCCATGAAACTTTACTTCTCCAATTCTACTTGTAAAAAGTCCAATTCGACTGGTGTGGAACGGCCAAAAATACTCACCATCACTTTGAGCTTGTTTTTTTCTTCATTTACTTCTTTGACGATCCCGCTGAAATCCGTAAAAGGACCGTCGATGACCTTAATCGGATCGCCAATATTGAACGGTACTTCCAC
The nucleotide sequence above comes from Calditrichota bacterium. Encoded proteins:
- a CDS encoding 50S ribosomal protein L1, coding for MKRSKRYKEAFAKLEKGKTYSLDDAIKMMKELPKAKFDESIEVALRLGVNPRHADQMVRGTVTLPHGTGKTVKVLVLTKGGKQKEAEEAGADYVGLDEYVEKIQQGWLDCDVIIATPDAMGAVGKLGRVLGPKGLMPNPKSGTVTMEVGRAVKEVKAGKIEFRVDRNGNLHAAVGKVSFDEGKIKENVLAFVDTVVRLKPASAKGQYLRAATITTTMSPGIPLDRSALIDELK
- the rplK gene encoding 50S ribosomal protein L11, whose protein sequence is MAKKIIGTIKLQIPAGNANPSPPVGPALGQHGVNIMEFCKAFNAKTQDKQGLIIPVVITVYADRSFTFITKTPPAAVLLKRAAGLDKGSGEPNREKVGKVTRDQVREIAELKMPDLNAFSVENAMRIIEGTARSMGIIVQD